Proteins encoded in a region of the Pseudomonas denitrificans (nom. rej.) genome:
- a CDS encoding fimbrial protein — translation MKLFSTANLCHFHLDRQRVTPVKTRISVSLLALLPFFASASAWAACDTTIQPMFTFTLPGFDAAIDTNVPDGTDLFTKSVPLSTVAGDITGCDGVQQVHRGSTPQIGAVGAQAIYSTGIAGLGMKFQYTGSNKSTFPYYFNTPGDPSHVNPTANLTITFVKTGPIADGGTINGEVAGWWVPSQGKQLATIVISGSIPIKPTNPTCAISAFSQSVKLDPISMGAFGAIGDAAGKATNFSVDLNCKAGTGTGGASKMYITLSDANNTGNITDVLSLASGSTAKGVGLRVFKADGSAVRFGPDSSTVGTLNQWYVTTVTGTTTVSIPLSVRYVRTGTVSPGTVASIATVTMAYN, via the coding sequence ATGAAGCTGTTTTCCACAGCCAACCTTTGCCACTTTCATCTGGATCGCCAGCGGGTTACCCCGGTCAAGACTCGGATTTCCGTCAGCCTACTGGCTTTGCTGCCGTTCTTTGCTTCTGCCAGCGCATGGGCGGCCTGCGATACGACCATACAGCCAATGTTCACCTTCACGCTGCCCGGATTTGATGCTGCGATCGATACCAACGTCCCCGACGGGACGGATTTATTTACCAAGTCCGTTCCCCTCAGCACTGTTGCAGGCGACATCACGGGTTGTGATGGTGTGCAGCAGGTCCACCGGGGAAGTACTCCGCAGATAGGAGCGGTAGGAGCGCAGGCGATCTACTCAACTGGCATCGCCGGCCTCGGAATGAAGTTCCAATATACGGGCTCCAATAAGTCCACATTCCCTTATTATTTCAATACGCCCGGTGATCCAAGCCACGTTAACCCGACTGCTAACCTGACCATCACCTTTGTCAAGACAGGGCCGATCGCCGACGGTGGCACTATCAACGGTGAGGTCGCGGGCTGGTGGGTACCCAGCCAGGGAAAGCAACTGGCAACTATCGTCATCAGCGGTTCGATTCCGATCAAACCGACCAACCCGACCTGCGCCATCAGTGCATTTTCGCAATCCGTCAAGCTTGACCCGATTTCCATGGGGGCTTTCGGGGCGATCGGCGACGCGGCAGGCAAGGCGACAAACTTCAGCGTCGACCTCAACTGCAAGGCGGGCACCGGTACGGGAGGGGCTAGCAAGATGTACATCACCCTCTCGGATGCCAACAACACCGGTAACATCACCGATGTGTTGTCACTCGCGTCCGGCTCGACCGCCAAGGGGGTGGGGCTGCGGGTGTTCAAGGCTGATGGGAGCGCAGTGCGGTTCGGCCCGGACTCCAGCACCGTTGGAACACTGAACCAGTGGTATGTCACAACGGTGACCGGCACAACGACCGTCAGTATTCCCTTGTCGGTTCGGTACGTGAGAACGGGGACGGTATCGCCTGGAACCGTAGCAAGCATTGCCACCGTGACGATGGCGTACAACTGA
- the fabI gene encoding enoyl-ACP reductase FabI → MGFLAGKRVLIVGVASKLSIASGIAAAMHREGAELAFTYQNDKLKSRVEEFAAGWGSSAKLCFPCDVASDADIEAVFAALAKQWDGLDCIVHSVGFAPGDQLDGDFTEVTTRDGFRIAHDISAYSFVALAKAGRELMQGRNGCLLTLSYLGAERTMPNYNVMGMAKASLEAGVRYLASSLGPEGTRVNAISAGPIRTLAASGIKSFRKMLAANERRTPLRRNVTIEEVGNAGAFLCSDLASGISGEILYVDGGFNTTAMGPLDTD, encoded by the coding sequence ATGGGGTTTCTCGCCGGTAAACGCGTACTGATCGTCGGTGTCGCCAGCAAGCTGTCCATCGCCTCCGGCATCGCCGCGGCGATGCACCGCGAAGGCGCCGAGCTCGCCTTCACCTACCAGAACGACAAGCTCAAGAGCCGCGTCGAGGAATTCGCCGCCGGCTGGGGCTCCAGCGCCAAGCTGTGCTTCCCCTGCGACGTGGCCAGCGATGCAGACATCGAAGCCGTATTTGCCGCACTGGCAAAGCAGTGGGACGGCCTGGACTGCATCGTCCACTCAGTGGGGTTTGCGCCAGGCGACCAGCTCGACGGCGACTTCACCGAAGTCACCACCCGCGATGGCTTCCGCATCGCCCACGACATCAGCGCCTACAGCTTCGTCGCCCTGGCCAAGGCCGGCCGCGAACTGATGCAAGGCCGCAACGGCTGCCTGCTGACGCTCTCCTACCTGGGCGCCGAACGCACGATGCCCAACTACAACGTGATGGGCATGGCGAAGGCCAGCCTGGAAGCCGGCGTGCGCTACCTGGCCAGCAGCCTCGGCCCGGAAGGAACCCGCGTCAATGCAATCTCCGCCGGCCCGATCCGCACCCTCGCCGCCTCGGGCATCAAGAGCTTCCGCAAGATGCTCGCCGCCAACGAGCGCCGGACTCCGCTGCGGCGCAACGTGACCATCGAGGAAGTCGGCAACGCTGGCGCCTTCCTCTGCTCGGACCTGGCCAGTGGCATCAGCGGCGAGATCCTTTACGTCGACGGTGGCTTCAACACCACCGCCATGGGCCCGCTGGACACGGACTAA
- a CDS encoding ABC transporter ATP-binding protein, whose amino-acid sequence MNQNENLIEVRDLSVDFLCGDEQVRAVEHISFDIRKGETLALVGESGSGKSVTAHSILRLLPYPTASHPSGSIQYAGKDLLKLPERKLRGIRGNRIAMVFQEPMTSLNPLHTIEKQIGEVLALHKGMNGNQARARTLELLDLVGIPNPTSRLKAYPHELSGGQRQRVMIAMALACEPELLIADEPTTALDVTVQLKILDLLRDLQQRLGMAMLLITHDLNLVRRIAHRVCVMKRGCIVEQADCDTLFAAPQHPYTRELLGAEPSGKPAQNEPGAPLLEVDDLRVWFPIKKGVFRKTVDHVKAVDGIDFSLPRGQTLGIVGESGSGKSTLGLAILRLINSQGGIHFEGQAIESMNQAEVRPLRREMQVVFQDPFGSLSPRMSVGQIVGEGLEIHGMGTPEEREQAIIEALKEVGLDPDTRHRYPHEFSGGQRQRIAIARALVLKPALILLDEPTSALDRTVQRQVVELLRGLQAKYNLTYLFISHDLAVVKALSHQLMVIRHGKVVEQGMAEEVFAAPQHAYTQQLLEAAFMVPTQA is encoded by the coding sequence ATGAACCAGAACGAAAACCTCATCGAAGTCCGCGACCTGTCCGTCGACTTCCTCTGCGGCGACGAACAGGTGCGCGCGGTAGAACACATCAGCTTCGACATCCGCAAGGGCGAGACCCTGGCGCTGGTGGGCGAAAGCGGCTCGGGCAAGTCGGTCACCGCGCATTCCATCCTGCGCCTGCTGCCCTACCCCACCGCCAGCCATCCCTCCGGCAGCATCCAGTACGCTGGCAAGGACCTGCTCAAGCTGCCCGAGCGCAAGTTGCGCGGCATCCGCGGCAACCGCATCGCCATGGTGTTCCAGGAACCCATGACCTCACTGAACCCGCTGCACACCATCGAGAAGCAGATCGGCGAAGTGCTCGCGCTGCACAAGGGCATGAACGGCAATCAGGCCCGTGCCCGTACGCTGGAGCTGCTCGACCTGGTCGGCATCCCCAATCCCACCAGCCGACTCAAGGCCTACCCGCACGAGCTCTCCGGCGGCCAGCGACAACGGGTGATGATCGCCATGGCCCTGGCCTGCGAGCCGGAGCTGCTGATCGCCGACGAACCGACCACGGCGCTGGATGTCACCGTGCAGCTGAAGATCCTCGACCTGCTGCGTGACCTGCAGCAGCGCCTGGGCATGGCGATGCTACTGATCACCCACGACCTCAACTTGGTCCGGCGTATCGCCCATCGCGTCTGCGTGATGAAACGCGGCTGCATCGTCGAGCAGGCCGATTGCGACACCCTCTTCGCGGCCCCACAGCACCCCTACACGCGCGAATTGCTCGGTGCCGAGCCCAGCGGCAAGCCCGCGCAGAACGAGCCCGGTGCGCCGCTGCTGGAGGTCGACGACCTGCGCGTGTGGTTCCCGATCAAGAAAGGCGTGTTCCGCAAGACCGTCGACCACGTCAAGGCGGTGGACGGCATCGACTTCAGCCTGCCGCGTGGCCAGACCCTGGGCATCGTCGGCGAGAGCGGCTCGGGCAAATCGACCCTGGGCCTGGCCATCCTCCGGCTGATCAACAGCCAGGGCGGCATCCACTTCGAGGGCCAGGCCATCGAAAGCATGAACCAGGCGGAAGTCAGGCCGCTACGGCGCGAGATGCAGGTAGTCTTCCAGGACCCGTTCGGCAGTCTCAGCCCACGCATGTCGGTGGGCCAGATCGTTGGCGAAGGCCTGGAAATACATGGCATGGGCACGCCCGAGGAGCGCGAGCAGGCGATCATCGAGGCGCTCAAGGAAGTCGGACTCGACCCCGACACCCGCCACCGCTACCCCCACGAGTTTTCCGGGGGCCAGCGGCAGCGTATCGCCATCGCCCGCGCGCTGGTACTCAAGCCGGCGCTGATCCTGCTGGACGAACCGACCTCGGCACTGGACCGCACCGTGCAGCGCCAGGTCGTCGAACTGCTGCGCGGGCTGCAAGCCAAGTACAACCTGACCTACCTGTTCATCAGCCACGACCTGGCGGTGGTGAAAGCCCTCAGCCACCAACTGATGGTGATCCGCCACGGCAAGGTGGTCGAACAGGGCATGGCCGAGGAAGTCTTCGCCGCGCCGCAACATGCCTACACACAGCAACTGCTGGAAGCAGCCTTCATGGTACCGACGCAAGCCTGA
- a CDS encoding ABC transporter permease has translation MRLSPINQRRWARFKANKRGWWSLWLFLTLFILSLGAELIANDKPLAIRYDGEWYFPVVKRYPETAFGGEFPMEANYKSPYMREQIAQKDGWILWPPIAYSYDTINYDLRVPAPSAPTAENWLGTDDQARDVMARVIYGFRVSVLFALILTVLSSILGVAVGALQGFYGGWIDLLGQRFLEIWSGLPVLYLLIILASFVQPGFWWLLGIMLLFSWMSLVDVVRAEFLRGRNLEYVRAARALGMRNGAIMFRHILPNAMISTLTFMPFILTGAIGTLTSLDFLGFGLPAGAPSLGELVAQGKSNLQAPWLGITAFVVLAVMLSLLVFIGEAARDAFDPRK, from the coding sequence ATGCGCCTGTCTCCCATCAATCAGCGCCGCTGGGCGCGCTTCAAGGCCAACAAGCGCGGCTGGTGGTCACTCTGGCTGTTCCTCACGCTGTTCATCCTCAGCCTGGGTGCCGAGCTGATCGCCAACGACAAGCCCCTGGCGATCCGCTACGACGGCGAGTGGTATTTCCCGGTGGTCAAGCGCTACCCGGAAACCGCCTTCGGCGGCGAGTTCCCCATGGAGGCGAACTACAAGAGCCCGTACATGCGCGAACAGATCGCGCAGAAGGACGGCTGGATACTCTGGCCGCCGATCGCCTACAGCTACGACACCATCAACTACGACCTGCGGGTGCCGGCGCCCTCGGCGCCCACCGCGGAGAACTGGCTGGGCACCGACGACCAGGCGCGCGATGTGATGGCGCGGGTGATCTACGGCTTCCGCGTGTCGGTGCTGTTCGCCCTGATCCTCACCGTGCTCAGCTCCATCCTCGGTGTCGCCGTGGGTGCATTGCAGGGTTTCTACGGCGGCTGGATCGACCTGCTCGGCCAGCGCTTCCTGGAAATCTGGTCCGGCCTGCCGGTGCTCTACCTGCTGATCATCCTCGCCAGCTTCGTGCAGCCGGGCTTCTGGTGGCTGCTGGGCATCATGCTGCTGTTCTCCTGGATGAGCCTGGTGGACGTGGTGCGCGCCGAGTTCCTCCGCGGCCGCAACCTGGAATACGTGCGTGCCGCGCGCGCCCTGGGCATGCGCAACGGGGCGATCATGTTCCGCCACATCCTGCCCAACGCGATGATCTCCACCCTGACCTTCATGCCCTTCATCCTCACCGGCGCGATCGGCACCCTGACCTCCCTGGACTTCCTGGGCTTCGGCCTGCCCGCCGGTGCGCCGTCACTGGGCGAGCTGGTCGCCCAGGGCAAGTCCAACCTGCAGGCGCCCTGGCTGGGCATCACCGCCTTCGTGGTGCTGGCCGTGATGCTGAGCCTGCTGGTGTTCATCGGCGAAGCCGCCCGCGATGCCTTCGACCCGAGGAAGTGA
- a CDS encoding microcin C ABC transporter permease YejB — translation MLAYILRRLLLIIPTLFGILLINFIIIQAAPGGPVEQMIAKLEGFDAASGGATGRISGGGGEVASAGTHYRGAQGLDPELVKEIERMYGFDKPAPERFWIMLKNYVHLDFGQSFFRDAKVTDLIVEKLPVSISLGLWSTLIMYLVSIPLGIAKAVRHGSHFDVWTSSAIIVGYAIPAFLFAILLVVLFAGGSYWDWFPLRGLTSNNFDELTWGGKVRDYFWHLALPITALVIGNFATITLLTKNSFLDEIGKQYVVTARAKGLTERRVLYGHVFRNAMLLIIAGLPSALLGIFFTGSLLIEVIFSLDGLGLLSFEAALNRDYPVVFGTLFIFTLFGLIMKLVSDVLYTLVDPRIDFENRE, via the coding sequence ATGCTGGCCTACATCCTGCGGCGCCTGCTGCTGATCATCCCCACCCTGTTCGGCATCCTGCTGATCAACTTCATCATCATCCAGGCCGCCCCCGGCGGCCCGGTGGAGCAGATGATCGCCAAGCTGGAAGGCTTCGACGCCGCCAGCGGCGGTGCCACCGGGCGCATTTCCGGCGGCGGTGGTGAAGTCGCCTCCGCCGGCACGCACTACCGCGGCGCCCAGGGCCTGGACCCGGAACTGGTGAAGGAAATCGAGCGCATGTACGGCTTCGACAAGCCGGCACCCGAGCGCTTCTGGATCATGCTCAAAAACTACGTGCACCTGGACTTCGGCCAGAGCTTCTTCCGCGACGCCAAGGTCACCGACCTGATCGTCGAGAAGCTGCCGGTGTCCATCTCCCTCGGGTTGTGGAGCACATTGATCATGTACCTGGTGTCGATCCCGCTGGGCATCGCCAAGGCGGTGCGCCACGGCAGCCACTTCGACGTCTGGACCAGCTCGGCGATCATCGTCGGCTACGCCATCCCCGCCTTCCTCTTCGCCATCCTGCTGGTGGTGCTGTTCGCTGGCGGCAGCTACTGGGACTGGTTCCCCTTGCGCGGACTGACGTCCAACAACTTCGACGAGCTGACCTGGGGCGGCAAGGTCCGCGACTACTTCTGGCACCTCGCGCTGCCCATCACCGCGCTGGTGATCGGCAACTTCGCCACCATCACCCTGCTGACCAAGAACAGCTTCCTCGACGAGATCGGCAAGCAGTACGTGGTCACCGCCCGCGCCAAGGGCCTGACCGAGCGCCGCGTGCTCTACGGCCACGTGTTCCGCAACGCCATGCTGCTGATCATCGCGGGGCTGCCCTCGGCCCTGCTGGGCATCTTCTTCACCGGCTCGCTGCTGATCGAGGTGATCTTCTCCCTCGACGGCCTGGGCCTGCTCAGCTTCGAGGCAGCGCTGAACCGCGATTACCCGGTGGTGTTCGGCACGCTGTTCATCTTCACCCTGTTCGGCCTGATCATGAAGCTGGTCAGCGACGTCCTCTACACGCTGGTCGATCCGCGCATCGACTTCGAGAACCGGGAGTAA
- a CDS encoding extracellular solute-binding protein, whose amino-acid sequence MKSPRRAALCAGLLLGLLGSAQAAPQHAITLYDEAPKYPANFKHFDFVNADAPKGGTLRLSDFGGFDSLNPFIAKGNSAPQINLIYDTLTFHSLDEPFTEYGLLAEKIEKDPEHRFVRYYLRPEARFQDGTPVTAEDVVFTFETLMKDGDPMYRNYYADVDKVVAEDKLRVRFDFKHGDNRELPLILGQLSILPKHWWASRDFNKTNMEPPLGSGPYRIAKVEAGRSIRYEKVKDWWGDKLPVNRGFNNFDAVVVESYRDLTVALEAFKAGQFDFNDERIAKNWATAYDSPAVRDGRIVREEPVNGNPWGMQAYAFNIRRPVFQDPRVREAITNLFDFEWTNKQLFFGSYLRDGSYFENSEMAAKELPDAEELKILEPLREKLPPEVFTQVYVPPTSDGSGIIREQKRKAYQLLLEAGYKIENDKMVGPDGKQLSFEFMLAQADFERVLLPFKRNLAELGIDMQLRRVDVSQYINRLRSRDYDMIVSSWPQSSSPGNEQREFWHSSSADKPGSRNFIGLRDPGIDALVEGLINAGSRESLVRHARALDRALLWGHYVVPNWYLGNWRIAYWNRIAHPEKLPPYSYALQTWWQARDKAVPTKTDAKAASETPADGTVAQGTH is encoded by the coding sequence ATGAAAAGCCCCCGCCGCGCCGCGCTCTGCGCCGGCCTGTTGCTGGGACTGCTGGGCAGTGCGCAGGCCGCGCCGCAGCACGCCATCACCCTGTATGACGAGGCGCCCAAGTACCCGGCGAACTTCAAGCACTTCGACTTCGTCAATGCCGATGCGCCCAAGGGCGGCACGCTGCGCCTCTCCGACTTCGGCGGCTTCGACAGCCTCAACCCCTTCATCGCCAAGGGCAACTCCGCGCCGCAGATCAACCTGATCTACGACACCCTGACCTTCCACTCCCTCGACGAGCCGTTCACCGAGTACGGCCTGCTCGCCGAGAAGATCGAGAAGGACCCGGAGCACCGCTTCGTCCGCTACTACCTGCGCCCCGAGGCGCGCTTCCAGGACGGCACGCCGGTCACTGCCGAAGACGTGGTGTTCACCTTCGAGACGCTGATGAAGGACGGCGACCCGATGTACCGCAACTACTACGCGGACGTCGACAAGGTGGTGGCCGAAGACAAGCTGCGCGTACGCTTCGACTTCAAGCACGGCGACAACCGCGAGCTGCCGCTGATCCTCGGCCAGCTGTCGATCCTGCCCAAGCACTGGTGGGCCAGCCGCGACTTCAACAAGACCAACATGGAGCCACCACTGGGCAGCGGCCCGTACCGCATCGCCAAGGTCGAGGCCGGCCGTTCGATCCGCTACGAGAAGGTCAAGGACTGGTGGGGCGACAAGCTGCCGGTGAACCGTGGCTTCAACAACTTCGACGCCGTGGTGGTGGAGTCCTACCGCGACCTCACCGTCGCCCTGGAAGCCTTCAAGGCCGGGCAGTTCGACTTCAACGACGAGCGCATCGCGAAGAACTGGGCGACCGCCTACGACTCGCCCGCCGTACGCGACGGCCGCATCGTCCGCGAGGAGCCGGTGAACGGCAACCCGTGGGGCATGCAGGCTTATGCCTTCAACATCCGCCGCCCGGTGTTCCAGGACCCGCGCGTGCGTGAAGCGATCACCAACCTGTTCGACTTCGAGTGGACCAACAAGCAGCTGTTCTTCGGCTCCTACCTGCGTGACGGCAGCTACTTCGAGAACTCCGAGATGGCCGCCAAGGAACTGCCCGACGCCGAGGAGCTGAAGATTCTCGAGCCGCTGCGCGAAAAGCTGCCGCCAGAGGTCTTCACCCAGGTCTACGTGCCGCCCACCAGCGACGGCAGCGGCATCATCCGCGAGCAGAAGCGCAAGGCCTACCAGTTGCTGCTGGAGGCCGGCTACAAGATCGAGAACGACAAGATGGTCGGCCCCGACGGCAAGCAGCTGAGCTTCGAGTTCATGCTCGCCCAGGCGGACTTCGAGCGCGTGCTGCTGCCCTTCAAGCGCAACCTCGCGGAGCTGGGAATCGACATGCAGCTGCGCCGCGTCGACGTCTCGCAATACATCAACCGCCTGCGCTCGCGCGACTACGACATGATCGTCAGCAGCTGGCCGCAGTCCAGCTCGCCCGGTAACGAACAGCGCGAGTTCTGGCATTCCAGCAGCGCCGACAAGCCCGGTAGTCGCAATTTCATCGGCCTGCGCGATCCAGGCATCGACGCCCTGGTGGAAGGCCTGATCAACGCCGGCTCCCGCGAAAGCCTGGTGCGCCACGCCCGAGCCCTCGACCGCGCGCTGCTCTGGGGCCACTACGTGGTGCCCAACTGGTACCTGGGCAACTGGCGCATCGCCTACTGGAACCGCATCGCCCACCCGGAAAAACTGCCGCCCTACAGCTACGCGCTGCAGACCTGGTGGCAGGCCCGCGACAAGGCCGTACCGACCAAGACGGATGCCAAGGCCGCGAGCGAAACGCCGGCTGACGGCACCGTCGCCCAAGGGACCCACTGA
- a CDS encoding extracellular solute-binding protein, with protein sequence MRRLSLLFLGLFLGLPASAQITESHGYAQFGDLKYPASFDHFDWVNPRAPKGGLLRLMGLGTFDTLNPYTFKGSPPVSTADFLQYGVSELNEPLMVGTGLYDPSGDEPASSYGLIARSVEYAEDRSWVVFNLRPEARFHDGKPITAYDVAFSYRTLLKHGHPMYRTNLQEVQRVDILSPQSIRFVFKRHDNPLLILRLGEMPVLPQHYWKGRDFQATTFEPPLGSGPYRITEVVPGRRLVFERVKDWWGKDLPVNRGKYNFDRVEVDFYRDAGIAFEAFKAGEFDVYVEHQAKNWRSNYRFPAVRRGEVMKVEIPHQIPTQTQALFLNTRRATFADRRLREALGMMFDFEWTNRALFNDAYVRASSYYPNSTLAATGVPQGQEWLLLSPYRSQLPEALFKRPFTVPVTKGAGIPRETLRHALGLLGEAGWKLSGDRLLDANGKQLRFEILLVNPSLERILQPYRENLASIGIDASLRTVDRAQYKQRLDQFDYDMILMTLPQTLSPGLEQWQYFHSSQVAVKGSKNYAGIANPVVDAMLEKLLGATNRDQQEAAARALDRVLLWQHYSIPNWYLNKHRLAYRNRFAFVTTPPYTLGLRAWWQKDQEKTL encoded by the coding sequence ATGCGTCGCTTGTCTCTCCTGTTCCTGGGACTCTTCCTGGGCCTCCCAGCCTCCGCCCAGATCACCGAGAGCCACGGCTACGCCCAGTTCGGCGACCTCAAGTACCCGGCCAGTTTCGACCACTTCGACTGGGTCAACCCCAGGGCGCCCAAGGGCGGCCTGCTGCGGCTGATGGGCCTGGGCACCTTCGACACGCTCAACCCCTACACCTTCAAGGGCAGCCCGCCGGTCAGCACCGCGGACTTCCTGCAGTACGGCGTCAGCGAGCTGAACGAGCCGCTGATGGTCGGGACCGGCCTCTACGACCCGTCCGGCGACGAGCCCGCCTCCAGCTACGGCCTGATCGCCCGCAGCGTGGAGTACGCCGAGGACCGCAGCTGGGTGGTGTTCAACCTGCGCCCGGAAGCCCGCTTCCACGACGGCAAGCCGATCACCGCCTACGACGTGGCGTTCTCCTACCGCACCCTGCTCAAGCATGGCCACCCGATGTACCGCACCAACCTGCAGGAAGTGCAGCGGGTCGACATCCTCTCGCCACAGAGCATCCGCTTCGTCTTCAAGCGCCACGACAACCCGCTGCTGATCCTGCGCCTGGGCGAGATGCCGGTGCTGCCGCAGCACTACTGGAAAGGCCGCGACTTCCAGGCCACCACCTTCGAGCCGCCGCTGGGCAGCGGCCCCTACCGAATCACCGAGGTGGTGCCGGGGCGCCGGCTGGTGTTCGAGCGGGTCAAGGACTGGTGGGGCAAGGACCTGCCGGTGAATCGCGGCAAGTACAACTTCGACCGTGTCGAGGTGGACTTCTACCGTGACGCCGGCATCGCCTTCGAAGCCTTCAAGGCTGGCGAGTTCGATGTCTACGTCGAGCACCAGGCCAAGAACTGGCGCAGCAACTACCGCTTCCCGGCCGTTCGCCGGGGCGAGGTTATGAAGGTGGAAATCCCCCACCAGATTCCCACCCAGACCCAGGCGCTGTTCCTCAACACCCGCCGCGCGACCTTCGCCGATCGCCGCCTGCGCGAGGCGCTGGGGATGATGTTCGACTTCGAATGGACCAACCGCGCGCTGTTCAACGATGCGTACGTGCGCGCCAGCAGCTACTACCCCAACAGCACCCTCGCGGCCACCGGCGTACCGCAGGGCCAGGAGTGGCTGCTGCTTTCGCCGTACCGCTCGCAACTGCCCGAAGCACTGTTCAAGCGCCCCTTCACCGTCCCGGTGACCAAGGGCGCCGGCATCCCGCGGGAAACCCTGCGCCACGCTTTGGGTCTATTGGGCGAAGCCGGCTGGAAGCTCTCCGGCGACCGCCTGCTGGACGCCAACGGCAAGCAGCTGCGCTTCGAGATCCTGCTGGTCAACCCCAGTCTGGAACGCATTCTCCAGCCGTATCGCGAGAACCTCGCCAGCATCGGCATCGATGCGAGCTTGCGCACCGTGGACCGCGCCCAGTACAAACAGCGTCTGGACCAGTTCGACTACGACATGATTCTGATGACCCTGCCCCAGACCCTGAGCCCCGGCCTCGAACAATGGCAGTACTTCCATTCCAGCCAGGTGGCGGTGAAGGGCAGCAAGAACTATGCAGGCATCGCCAACCCCGTGGTGGACGCGATGCTCGAGAAACTCCTCGGCGCCACCAACCGCGACCAGCAGGAAGCCGCGGCGCGCGCCCTGGACCGGGTGCTGCTGTGGCAGCACTACAGCATTCCCAACTGGTACCTGAACAAGCACCGGCTGGCGTACCGCAACCGCTTCGCCTTCGTCACCACGCCGCCCTATACGCTGGGTCTGCGAGCCTGGTGGCAAAAAGACCAGGAGAAAACCCTATGA
- a CDS encoding lytic transglycosylase, which produces MPPKTRKTSDLDALARAIRVSIVLLAAGLAGCQSTQQTASDNQARSASRAVDVQFNPAWNQAQNDIWDRMRGGFQLQDQLNTNPRIERQRLWFMSNQSFLENASERGAPYMHYVVERLEERDMPLELALLPMIESSYNPMAVSRAQAVGLWQFIPSTGTHFNLRQTNFYDGRRDITASTNAALTYLNRLHDMFNGDWLLALAAYNAGEGTVSRAIERNERLGLPTDYWNLPLPQETQDYVPKLLALSQLVNAPTIYGINLSPIANQPYFTSIRVKPGLDLSQVAAAGDLDQDELQQLNPAFKRGVTLDGPHHLLVPLAKADSLKAGVANLEPVQVKPLVASSNGHYRVRKGDSLHSIAQRYRLSVAELKAANRLSANRLRNGQTLVIPGQPGRPTIEPESPRQLAQVESSKTVASARVATRSYTVKNGDTLWNIAKKNGVEVADLKRWNGLDSHGVKPGQTLKLQSAAATQLASSSKSKAKQDTATYYKVKRGDSISMIAKRFNVETQHIQRWNPRSGKALKPGQTLTLYLGTASR; this is translated from the coding sequence ATGCCGCCCAAGACCAGAAAGACCTCCGATCTAGACGCATTGGCACGTGCCATCCGAGTCTCCATCGTCCTCCTCGCAGCGGGTCTGGCGGGTTGCCAGTCGACCCAGCAGACCGCCAGCGACAACCAGGCCCGCAGCGCCTCCCGCGCCGTCGACGTGCAGTTCAATCCAGCCTGGAACCAGGCCCAGAACGATATCTGGGATCGCATGCGTGGCGGCTTCCAGTTGCAGGACCAGCTCAATACCAACCCGCGTATCGAGCGTCAGCGCCTGTGGTTCATGAGCAACCAGTCGTTCCTGGAAAACGCCAGCGAGCGCGGCGCGCCGTACATGCACTACGTCGTCGAGCGCCTGGAAGAGCGCGACATGCCGCTGGAACTGGCGCTGTTGCCGATGATCGAGAGCTCCTACAACCCGATGGCCGTGTCGCGTGCCCAGGCCGTAGGCCTGTGGCAGTTCATCCCGAGCACCGGTACGCACTTCAACCTGCGCCAGACCAACTTCTATGACGGCCGCCGCGACATCACCGCGTCGACCAATGCCGCGCTGACCTACCTGAACCGCCTGCACGACATGTTCAACGGCGACTGGCTGCTCGCGCTGGCCGCCTACAACGCCGGCGAAGGCACTGTCAGCCGCGCGATAGAGCGCAACGAGCGCCTCGGCCTGCCCACCGACTACTGGAACCTGCCGCTGCCGCAGGAAACCCAGGACTACGTGCCCAAGCTGCTGGCCCTGTCGCAGCTGGTGAATGCCCCGACTATCTACGGCATCAACCTCAGCCCGATCGCCAACCAGCCCTATTTCACCTCGATCCGCGTCAAGCCGGGCCTGGACCTCTCCCAGGTCGCCGCCGCAGGCGATCTGGACCAGGACGAACTGCAGCAGCTCAACCCCGCCTTCAAGCGTGGCGTGACCCTGGATGGCCCGCACCACCTGCTGGTGCCGCTGGCCAAGGCGGATTCGCTCAAGGCCGGCGTTGCGAACCTGGAGCCAGTACAGGTCAAGCCCCTGGTGGCTTCGAGCAATGGCCATTATCGCGTGCGCAAAGGCGACAGCCTTCACAGCATCGCCCAGCGCTACCGTCTGAGCGTGGCTGAACTCAAGGCCGCCAACCGCCTGAGCGCCAACCGTCTTCGCAATGGCCAGACCCTGGTCATCCCCGGCCAGCCCGGCCGTCCGACCATCGAGCCGGAGAGCCCGCGCCAACTGGCCCAGGTGGAAAGCTCGAAGACCGTCGCCAGCGCCCGCGTCGCTACTCGCAGCTACACCGTGAAGAATGGCGACACCCTGTGGAACATCGCCAAGAAGAACGGCGTCGAGGTCGCGGACCTCAAGCGCTGGAACGGCCTGGACAGCCATGGCGTCAAGCCCGGCCAGACCCTCAAGTTGCAGAGCGCCGCCGCTACCCAGCTGGCTTCCAGCAGCAAGAGCAAGGCCAAGCAGGACACCGCGACCTACTACAAGGTCAAGCGAGGCGACTCGATCTCGATGATCGCCAAGCGCTTCAACGTGGAGACGCAGCACATCCAGCGCTGGAACCCACGCAGCGGCAAAGCCCTGAAGCCCGGCCAGACCCTGACCCTGTACCTCGGCACCGCCAGCCGCTGA